The Actinomadura sp. WMMB 499 genome includes a window with the following:
- a CDS encoding family 1 glycosylhydrolase, with the protein MASASPAAADTGGTARFPADFLWGVSTSGFQSEGHFPDSNWTRYVEREAGEVEDQYHDSVDFRHRYPSDLKLAQGLGVNVFRTSIEWSRLEPRRGHRDADAIAYYDDLVRRIRAAGMRPMLTLDHWVYPGWVADQGAWDAPRTQDDWLRHARFVVNRYKDMDVLWVTFNEASSYLYRELTHRPMDLGQLLTMQKALVKTHRAAYDMIHRIDPGAMVSSNVAYGTALNGLFDAALFNEATDKLDFIGLDYYYGANLENISAAHALTGELWKIDPAPEELYYALKQYHLRLPDLPIYIVESGMPLDNGKPRPDGYTRSDHLHDHIYWIQRAMAEGVPVMGYNYWSLTDNYEWGSYRPRFGLYTVDVLTDPSLTRRPTDAVPTYRSLIARRGVPSGYVPVRKPGWCSIGDPLGSCFGTPATPPASYPSGGS; encoded by the coding sequence ATGGCGTCGGCGTCTCCTGCCGCGGCGGACACCGGTGGCACCGCCAGGTTCCCGGCGGACTTCCTCTGGGGCGTCTCCACGAGCGGTTTCCAGAGCGAAGGCCACTTCCCCGACAGCAACTGGACGCGCTACGTCGAACGGGAGGCGGGCGAAGTCGAAGACCAGTACCACGACTCGGTCGATTTCCGGCACCGCTACCCGAGCGACCTCAAGCTCGCGCAGGGGCTCGGCGTGAACGTCTTCCGGACGTCCATCGAGTGGTCGCGGCTCGAACCCCGCCGCGGCCACCGCGACGCGGACGCGATCGCCTACTACGACGACCTCGTCCGCCGCATCCGGGCCGCGGGGATGCGGCCGATGCTGACCCTCGACCACTGGGTGTACCCGGGCTGGGTCGCCGACCAGGGCGCCTGGGACGCCCCCCGCACGCAGGACGACTGGCTCCGCCACGCCCGGTTCGTCGTGAACCGGTATAAGGACATGGACGTCCTGTGGGTCACCTTCAACGAGGCCAGCTCGTACCTCTACCGCGAATTGACGCACCGTCCGATGGACCTCGGGCAGCTCCTCACGATGCAGAAGGCGCTCGTCAAGACCCACCGGGCCGCCTACGACATGATCCACCGCATCGACCCGGGCGCCATGGTGTCGAGCAACGTCGCCTACGGCACCGCCCTGAACGGGCTTTTCGATGCGGCCCTGTTCAACGAGGCCACCGACAAACTCGACTTCATCGGGCTCGACTACTACTACGGCGCGAACCTGGAGAACATCAGCGCCGCCCACGCGCTGACGGGCGAGCTGTGGAAGATCGACCCCGCTCCCGAGGAGTTGTACTACGCGCTGAAGCAATACCACCTGCGCCTACCGGACCTGCCGATCTACATCGTGGAAAGCGGCATGCCCCTGGACAACGGCAAGCCGCGCCCGGACGGCTACACGCGCTCGGACCATCTGCATGACCACATCTACTGGATCCAGCGGGCCATGGCAGAGGGCGTTCCGGTGATGGGCTACAACTACTGGAGCCTCACCGACAATTACGAGTGGGGCAGTTACCGGCCGCGCTTCGGCCTGTACACGGTGGACGTCCTGACCGACCCGTCCCTGACCCGGCGCCCGACCGACGCCGTCCCCACCTACCGTTCGCTGATCGCCCGGCGCGGCGTCCCGTCCGGGTACGTTCCGGTCCGGAAGCCGGGCTGGTGCTCGATCGGTGATCCCCTCGGCAGTTGCTTCGGCACCCCCGCGACCCCGCCCGCCTCGTACCCGTCCGGTGGCTCCTGA
- a CDS encoding BON domain-containing protein codes for MTDPSAYISAHIQERLASEAHELGIRVDVRGGVVHLRGQVASEEQRRDVEEAARAAAEGHRICNELSVFEVREPDREERIS; via the coding sequence GTGACCGATCCGTCCGCGTACATATCCGCCCACATCCAGGAACGGCTCGCGAGCGAGGCGCACGAGCTCGGTATCCGCGTCGACGTCCGCGGCGGCGTCGTCCATCTGCGGGGGCAGGTGGCGAGCGAGGAGCAGCGCCGGGACGTCGAGGAGGCCGCGCGCGCGGCGGCGGAGGGGCATCGCATCTGCAACGAGCTGTCGGTCTTCGAGGTCCGGGAGCCGGACCGGGAGGAGAGGATCTCATGA
- a CDS encoding crotonase/enoyl-CoA hydratase family protein produces MSDAVLTEEDGAVLTITINRPEAKNAVNSEVAQGIAAAMEELDTRKDLSIGILTGAGGTFCAGMDLKGFLTGDNPIVEGRGFAGIVERPSTKPLIAAVEGFALAGGCEVALACDMVVAARDAQFGLPEPKRGLVAAGGGLLRLPQRIPFHIAMEMALTGDKYAAERMAELGFVNRLTEPGGALAAAKELGLKVGENAPLALAATKKIIVESPDWSDAETWQKQQEITLPVFTSKDAQEGPAAFAEKRKPNWKGE; encoded by the coding sequence ATGTCCGACGCTGTTCTGACCGAAGAGGACGGGGCCGTCCTCACCATCACGATCAACCGTCCCGAGGCCAAGAACGCCGTCAACAGCGAGGTGGCGCAGGGCATCGCGGCCGCGATGGAGGAGCTCGACACCCGCAAGGACCTGTCGATCGGCATCCTCACCGGCGCGGGCGGCACGTTCTGCGCGGGCATGGACCTCAAGGGGTTCCTCACCGGTGACAACCCGATCGTCGAGGGCCGCGGGTTCGCGGGCATCGTCGAGCGTCCGTCCACCAAGCCGCTGATCGCGGCCGTCGAGGGCTTCGCGCTCGCCGGCGGCTGCGAGGTCGCCCTCGCCTGCGACATGGTGGTGGCCGCCCGGGACGCCCAGTTCGGGCTGCCCGAGCCGAAGCGGGGCCTCGTGGCGGCGGGCGGCGGCCTGCTGCGGCTGCCGCAGCGGATCCCGTTCCACATCGCCATGGAGATGGCGCTGACCGGCGACAAGTACGCCGCGGAGCGGATGGCCGAGCTGGGGTTCGTCAACCGGCTCACCGAGCCGGGCGGCGCGCTCGCCGCGGCCAAGGAGCTGGGGCTGAAGGTCGGCGAGAACGCCCCGCTGGCGCTCGCCGCGACCAAGAAGATCATCGTCGAGTCGCCGGACTGGTCGGACGCCGAGACGTGGCAGAAGCAGCAGGAGATCACGCTGCCGGTGTTCACGTCCAAGGACGCCCAGGAAGGCCCGGCGGCCTTCGCCGAGAAGCGCAAGCCGAACTGGAAGGGCGAGTAA
- a CDS encoding metallophosphoesterase has protein sequence MIRVAAVGDLHVGPESAGTYREHLHGIADQADVFLVAGDLTRHGTLEESRVAAGELRDLGLPVIAVLGNHDHHSGLEDAMSGLLRDAGVTVLEGDGTVVDCGGVRFGVAGGKGFGGGFEGRCAGDFGEDMMKQFVRHTKDFSARLGTALLELDADVRVALTHYSPVEDTLEGEPPEIYPFLGSYLMGEAIDAAGADLAVHGHAHKGTEKGMTQGGVRVRNVALPVLQHAYALYRLEMPASVAAPRVEERASVW, from the coding sequence ATGATCCGTGTCGCGGCGGTGGGGGACCTGCACGTCGGCCCGGAGTCGGCCGGGACGTACCGCGAGCACCTCCACGGGATCGCCGACCAGGCGGACGTCTTCCTGGTGGCCGGCGATCTGACCAGGCACGGGACGCTCGAGGAGAGCCGGGTCGCGGCGGGGGAGCTGCGCGACCTCGGGCTCCCGGTGATCGCCGTGCTCGGCAACCACGACCACCACAGCGGCCTCGAGGACGCCATGTCCGGCCTGCTGCGCGACGCGGGCGTCACGGTCCTGGAGGGGGACGGGACGGTCGTGGACTGCGGCGGCGTCCGGTTCGGCGTCGCGGGCGGCAAGGGGTTCGGCGGGGGCTTCGAGGGCCGGTGCGCCGGTGACTTCGGCGAGGACATGATGAAGCAGTTCGTCCGCCACACCAAGGACTTCTCCGCGCGCCTCGGCACCGCGCTGCTGGAGCTGGACGCCGACGTCCGGGTGGCGCTGACGCACTACTCGCCGGTCGAGGACACCCTGGAGGGCGAGCCGCCGGAGATCTACCCGTTCCTCGGCAGCTACCTGATGGGGGAGGCGATCGACGCGGCGGGCGCCGACCTGGCCGTCCACGGGCACGCCCACAAGGGGACGGAGAAGGGGATGACGCAGGGCGGCGTGCGGGTCCGGAACGTGGCGCTGCCGGTGCTCCAGCACGCGTACGCCCTGTACCGCCTGGAGATGCCCGCGAGCGTGGCGGCGCCGCGCGTCGAGGAGCGCGCCTCCGTCTGGTAG
- a CDS encoding SDR family oxidoreductase codes for MSERPPQSQPYPGRTRDMTPEPKDEMRDYTGSGLLAGRRALITGGDSGIGRAVAVAFAKEGADVAITYLNESDDARRTAALVRAAGADCVTLGGDLAEERHAREVVRHTVRDLGGLDVLVLHHGTQTPVDDVREIDNGQLRRTFEVNVYSVFWTVQEALDHLGPGSSIVITGSINGLRGNKTLIDYSASKAAVMALTASLAQNLMDREIRVNCVAPGPVWTPLIPATFDAEKVEGFGRQSPMGRPADPDEVAPSYVFFAANRTSSYYTGQTLVPAGGEIHPG; via the coding sequence ATGAGCGAACGGCCGCCGCAGAGCCAGCCCTACCCGGGCCGCACCCGGGACATGACGCCCGAGCCGAAGGACGAGATGCGCGACTACACCGGCAGCGGGCTGCTGGCGGGACGCCGCGCGCTGATCACCGGCGGGGACTCCGGCATCGGACGAGCGGTCGCCGTCGCGTTCGCCAAGGAGGGAGCGGACGTCGCGATCACCTATCTGAACGAGAGCGACGACGCCCGCCGCACCGCCGCTCTCGTCCGGGCGGCCGGCGCCGACTGCGTCACGCTCGGCGGGGACCTCGCCGAGGAGCGGCACGCCCGCGAGGTCGTGCGGCACACGGTCCGCGACCTCGGCGGCCTGGACGTCCTCGTCCTGCACCACGGCACGCAGACCCCCGTCGACGACGTCCGCGAGATCGATAACGGGCAGCTCCGCCGCACGTTCGAGGTCAACGTCTACTCCGTGTTCTGGACCGTCCAGGAGGCCCTCGACCACCTCGGCCCCGGCTCGTCCATCGTGATCACTGGTTCGATCAACGGGCTGCGCGGCAACAAGACGCTGATCGACTACTCGGCGAGCAAGGCGGCCGTGATGGCGCTGACCGCCTCCCTCGCGCAGAACCTCATGGACCGCGAGATCCGCGTCAACTGCGTCGCGCCCGGCCCGGTCTGGACGCCGCTGATCCCCGCGACGTTCGACGCGGAGAAGGTCGAGGGCTTCGGCCGGCAGTCGCCGATGGGACGGCCCGCCGACCCCGACGAGGTCGCACCGTCGTACGTCTTCTTCGCCGCGAACCGCACGTCGTCGTACTACACGGGCCAGACGCTCGTCCCGGCCGGCGGCGAGATCCACCCGGGGTGA
- a CDS encoding SDR family NAD(P)-dependent oxidoreductase gives MDLNGVSAVVSGGASGLGEATVRSLAAAGAKVVVADLNEDKGKALAGEIGGVFVKTDVTNEEQVQAAVQAAVDTGAPLRVIVNSAGIGWASRTVGRDGTPHDLGAFETVIRVNLIGTFNLMRIGASAISKTDAADADGLRGVVVNTASVAALEGQTGQIAYSASKGGIVGMTLPAARDLAAIGVRVNTICPGIIDTPIYGEGEAADAFKAKLAAPVPFPKRMGSAAEFAHLVKALIENDYMNGETIRFDGGIRFQPK, from the coding sequence ATGGACCTGAACGGAGTTTCCGCCGTCGTATCCGGTGGCGCGAGCGGCCTCGGCGAGGCCACCGTCCGATCGCTGGCCGCCGCGGGCGCCAAGGTGGTCGTCGCCGACCTGAACGAGGACAAGGGCAAGGCCCTCGCCGGCGAGATCGGCGGCGTCTTCGTCAAGACCGACGTGACGAACGAGGAGCAGGTGCAGGCCGCGGTGCAGGCCGCCGTCGACACCGGCGCCCCGTTGCGCGTCATCGTCAACAGCGCCGGCATCGGCTGGGCGTCGCGGACGGTCGGCCGGGACGGCACCCCGCACGACCTCGGCGCGTTCGAGACCGTCATCCGGGTGAACCTCATCGGCACCTTCAACCTGATGCGGATCGGCGCCTCGGCCATCTCCAAGACCGACGCCGCGGACGCCGACGGCCTGCGCGGCGTCGTCGTCAACACCGCGTCCGTCGCGGCCCTGGAGGGGCAGACGGGCCAGATCGCCTACTCGGCCTCCAAGGGCGGCATCGTCGGCATGACGCTGCCGGCCGCCCGCGACCTCGCCGCGATCGGCGTCCGGGTCAACACCATCTGCCCGGGCATCATCGACACCCCCATCTACGGCGAGGGCGAGGCCGCGGACGCGTTCAAGGCCAAGCTGGCCGCGCCCGTCCCGTTCCCGAAGCGGATGGGCTCCGCCGCGGAGTTCGCGCACCTGGTCAAGGCGCTCATCGAGAACGACTACATGAACGGCGAGACCATCCGCTTCGACGGTGGTATCCGCTTCCAGCCGAAGTGA
- a CDS encoding TIGR03364 family FAD-dependent oxidoreductase gives MRIVIVGGGVLGTMHAAEAIRRGHYVAHVEREPEARGASVRGSGLVWVGGRADGAELSTALRARELWERIGRDVPDAGFRANGSLTVARTEAELAVLADVAERPDAAERGFKLLDADGARAVNPALRGTMLGALWCERDAAVEPRAVLPAIRANLAETGRYTWLPGREVRGLGDIRDVGTASVRDDHGAVHEGDAVVLCTGAHLSGMVRELVPDLPVRRVRVQMMQTAPLDEPLTTSVADGDSLRYHPAYRGATLDALAGAQPQAPAAAEHAMRLLMVQRLDGGLTIGDMHAYDEPYPFDVDEGPYDHLRDAAEAVLGRALPPVRRRWAGVYAQCADTSRIVHRAHLGDDVWLVTGPGGRGMTCSPAIAEDTLRELNL, from the coding sequence ATGCGAATCGTCATCGTCGGAGGCGGCGTGCTCGGCACGATGCACGCCGCCGAGGCCATTCGGCGCGGCCACTACGTCGCCCACGTGGAACGCGAGCCCGAGGCGCGGGGCGCGTCCGTCCGCGGCTCCGGCCTGGTGTGGGTCGGGGGGCGCGCGGACGGCGCCGAACTCTCCACCGCGCTGCGCGCCCGCGAACTGTGGGAGCGGATCGGGCGGGACGTGCCGGACGCGGGCTTCCGCGCGAACGGTTCCCTGACCGTGGCCCGCACCGAGGCCGAACTGGCCGTCCTCGCGGACGTCGCCGAACGTCCGGACGCCGCCGAGCGCGGCTTCAAGCTCCTCGACGCCGACGGGGCTCGCGCCGTCAACCCCGCGCTGCGCGGCACGATGCTCGGCGCCCTGTGGTGCGAGCGGGACGCGGCCGTCGAACCGCGGGCCGTCCTGCCCGCGATCCGCGCGAACCTCGCGGAGACCGGACGGTACACGTGGCTGCCCGGACGCGAGGTGCGCGGCCTCGGCGACATCCGCGACGTCGGCACCGCGTCCGTCCGGGACGACCACGGCGCCGTGCACGAGGGCGACGCCGTCGTCCTGTGCACCGGCGCGCACCTGTCGGGCATGGTCCGCGAGCTGGTGCCCGACCTGCCCGTCCGCCGGGTGCGCGTCCAGATGATGCAGACCGCGCCGCTGGACGAACCGCTCACCACGTCCGTCGCCGACGGCGACAGCCTGCGCTACCACCCGGCCTACCGGGGCGCCACCCTCGACGCCCTCGCCGGCGCCCAGCCGCAGGCCCCCGCGGCCGCCGAGCACGCGATGCGGTTGCTGATGGTCCAGCGTCTCGACGGCGGCCTCACCATCGGCGACATGCACGCCTACGACGAGCCGTACCCGTTCGACGTCGACGAGGGCCCCTACGACCACCTGCGGGACGCCGCCGAGGCCGTCCTCGGCCGGGCGCTCCCGCCCGTCCGGCGCCGCTGGGCGGGCGTGTACGCGCAGTGCGCCGACACGTCCCGGATCGTCCACCGGGCCCACCTGGGCGACGACGTCTGGCTGGTCACGGGTCCGGGCGGGCGCGGCATGACCTGCTCCCCCGCCATCGCCGAGGACACCCTCAGGGAACTGAACCTGTGA
- a CDS encoding excalibur calcium-binding domain-containing protein has translation MYPPPHGPARPPGFWRQSVPLFVAVLIGVGALLFGCVAGVGIGMAPPPPPESTGAAGATSSSTPRDTAGEPSPASPAPRTTPSTRKPSTPAATSTVEDVPDAAAAPEAAPTTRAPKPEPRKTTREPEPEPAAVPDTDPRYSSCAKANAAGYGPYRRGEPEYSWYQDRDGDGVVCETR, from the coding sequence ATGTACCCACCGCCGCACGGCCCCGCCCGTCCGCCGGGCTTCTGGCGCCAGAGCGTCCCGCTGTTCGTCGCCGTCCTCATCGGCGTCGGCGCCCTCCTGTTCGGCTGCGTCGCCGGGGTCGGGATCGGCATGGCCCCGCCGCCCCCGCCGGAGAGCACGGGCGCCGCGGGTGCCACGTCCTCCTCGACACCGCGGGACACGGCCGGCGAGCCGTCCCCCGCGTCCCCGGCCCCGCGCACGACCCCGAGCACGCGGAAGCCCTCGACCCCGGCGGCGACCTCGACCGTCGAGGACGTCCCGGACGCGGCGGCCGCGCCGGAAGCGGCCCCGACCACGCGGGCACCGAAGCCCGAGCCGCGGAAGACGACCCGCGAACCGGAGCCCGAGCCCGCGGCCGTCCCGGACACCGACCCCCGGTACTCCTCGTGCGCGAAGGCGAACGCCGCCGGGTACGGCCCCTACCGCCGCGGCGAGCCCGAGTACTCCTGGTACCAGGACCGCGACGGCGACGGCGTCGTCTGCGAAACCCGCTGA
- a CDS encoding SCO5389 family protein, giving the protein MSLTVDDRLMETAMRGEVDDASFVACVRASLPYAWEVISGVVERMRDGGDGFADNRTPPPDERARGELLRALASDAMRGALERHFGVRLAFQNCHRVAAFDPRTEGGAERYDRFVSPRAQILNQSPELVDC; this is encoded by the coding sequence ATGTCGCTGACCGTCGACGACCGGCTCATGGAGACCGCGATGAGGGGAGAGGTGGACGACGCGTCGTTCGTCGCGTGCGTGCGCGCCTCGCTGCCGTACGCGTGGGAGGTGATCAGCGGCGTCGTCGAGCGGATGCGGGACGGCGGCGACGGCTTCGCCGACAACCGGACGCCGCCGCCGGACGAGCGCGCCCGCGGCGAGCTGCTGCGGGCCCTCGCGAGCGACGCGATGCGCGGCGCGCTCGAGCGCCACTTCGGGGTGCGGCTGGCGTTCCAGAACTGCCACCGCGTCGCCGCGTTCGACCCGCGCACCGAAGGCGGCGCCGAACGCTACGACCGGTTCGTCTCGCCGCGCGCCCAGATCCTGAACCAGTCTCCGGAGCTGGTCGACTGCTAA
- a CDS encoding cytochrome c biogenesis CcdA family protein yields the protein METISLALAAGSVAAFNPCGFALLPSFLSLLVAAPGAGGVRRALRLSAAMTAGFVTVFGAFGLLVSVLTTSIQQYLPWVTIVVGAVLVVLGGWLVAGRELLLRLPRLRTGELTGSLAGLYGYGLSYAVASLSCTVAPFLAVTGLVSGGTGVGAGLAAFAAYGVGMGLVVGVLSMLVALARDAAVARTRRVLPYVSRASGALLVLAGLYVAYYGWYEVRVYAGGAADSAIVGAATEVQGALAGWVDGLGVGWIAAAFAALAIGTVVARRPWRRPDERAGADADGEAADRPV from the coding sequence GTGGAGACGATCTCGCTGGCGCTGGCGGCCGGGTCGGTGGCGGCGTTCAACCCGTGCGGTTTCGCGCTGCTGCCGTCCTTCCTGTCGCTGCTGGTGGCCGCGCCCGGGGCGGGCGGCGTCCGGCGGGCGCTGCGGCTGTCCGCCGCGATGACCGCGGGGTTCGTCACCGTGTTCGGCGCGTTCGGCCTGCTGGTCTCGGTGCTGACGACCTCGATCCAGCAGTACCTGCCGTGGGTCACGATCGTCGTGGGCGCGGTCCTGGTCGTGCTCGGCGGGTGGCTGGTGGCCGGGCGGGAGCTGCTGCTCCGGCTGCCGCGCCTGCGGACGGGCGAGCTGACCGGGTCGCTCGCGGGACTGTACGGGTACGGCCTCTCCTACGCCGTCGCCTCGCTGTCGTGCACCGTCGCGCCGTTCCTCGCCGTCACCGGGCTGGTGTCGGGCGGGACGGGCGTCGGCGCGGGGCTCGCGGCCTTCGCGGCGTACGGGGTCGGCATGGGCCTGGTCGTGGGGGTGCTGTCGATGCTGGTGGCGCTCGCGCGCGACGCCGCCGTGGCGCGCACCCGCAGGGTCCTGCCGTACGTCTCCCGCGCGAGCGGCGCCCTGCTGGTCCTGGCCGGGCTCTACGTCGCCTACTACGGCTGGTACGAGGTGCGGGTCTACGCGGGAGGCGCGGCCGACTCCGCGATCGTCGGTGCCGCCACCGAGGTGCAGGGCGCGCTGGCGGGCTGGGTGGACGGACTCGGGGTCGGCTGGATCGCCGCCGCCTTCGCCGCCCTCGCGATCGGAACCGTCGTGGCGCGCAGACCGTGGCGCCGTCCGGACGAGCGCGCCGGGGCCGATGCCGACGGAGAGGCCGCGGACCGTCCGGTCTGA
- a CDS encoding alkene reductase yields the protein MDELFEPLPIGKLELPNRLVMAPMTRSRAFEDGKVTELTAEYYRQRAGAGLIVTEAVQPNVRGQGYMWTPGLHSGEQVAAWRKVTDAVHADGGRIFAQLMHSGRVGHPVLYPDGGLPVGPSPIPSGDAMFHPDGMLDHPEPREMARDDIAEAVAAFAAAARNAIEAGFDGIEIHGANGYLIHQFLGDGSNVRTDEYGGTVANRIRFGVEVARAVAAAVGPERVGFRVSPGNGAGGVTESDVPDLYAALVAALAPLGLAYLHVMEAGNREVTRLIRAGWPGALVLNPHPVADGAPSNPEDGAAALREGVADAIALGQLWLANPDLPERVRAGGPYNAADAASFYGGDHRGYTDYPALAG from the coding sequence ATGGACGAGCTGTTCGAGCCGCTGCCGATCGGGAAGCTGGAGCTGCCGAACCGGCTGGTGATGGCCCCGATGACCCGCAGCCGGGCGTTCGAGGACGGCAAGGTGACGGAGCTGACCGCGGAGTACTACCGACAGCGGGCGGGCGCCGGGCTGATCGTGACCGAGGCGGTGCAGCCGAACGTCCGGGGCCAGGGGTACATGTGGACGCCGGGCCTGCACAGCGGCGAGCAGGTGGCGGCGTGGCGGAAGGTGACGGACGCGGTGCACGCGGACGGCGGGCGGATCTTCGCGCAGCTCATGCACTCGGGACGTGTCGGGCATCCGGTGCTGTACCCGGACGGGGGCCTGCCGGTGGGGCCGTCGCCGATCCCGAGCGGCGACGCGATGTTCCACCCGGACGGCATGCTGGACCATCCGGAGCCGCGGGAGATGGCGCGGGACGACATCGCGGAGGCGGTCGCCGCGTTCGCCGCCGCCGCGCGCAACGCGATCGAGGCCGGGTTCGACGGGATCGAGATCCACGGCGCGAACGGGTACCTGATCCACCAGTTCCTGGGCGACGGCAGCAACGTCCGGACGGACGAGTACGGCGGGACGGTCGCGAACCGGATCAGGTTCGGCGTGGAGGTCGCGCGGGCCGTCGCGGCGGCGGTCGGCCCCGAGCGGGTGGGCTTCCGGGTGTCGCCGGGCAACGGGGCGGGCGGGGTCACCGAGAGCGACGTGCCGGACCTGTACGCGGCGCTCGTCGCGGCCCTCGCCCCGCTCGGCCTCGCGTACCTGCACGTCATGGAGGCGGGCAACCGGGAGGTCACGCGGCTGATCCGCGCGGGCTGGCCGGGCGCGCTCGTCCTGAACCCGCACCCGGTGGCGGACGGCGCGCCGTCGAACCCCGAGGACGGCGCGGCGGCGCTGCGCGAGGGCGTCGCGGACGCGATCGCGCTGGGGCAGTTGTGGCTGGCGAACCCGGACCTGCCGGAGCGGGTCCGCGCGGGCGGCCCGTACAACGCGGCCGACGCGGCGTCCTTCTACGGCGGCGACCACCGCGGCTACACCGACTACCCGGCGCTCGCGGGCTGA